The sequence below is a genomic window from Macaca fascicularis isolate 582-1 chromosome 3, T2T-MFA8v1.1.
TGCTCTGTGCCCTCAAACTCtataatctcaaactcctgggcttttagtagctaggactacaggcgtctgtcactacacctggctaggttttttactttttgtagagacttggTCTCACTATGTCTGCCTCCTCAGCCacccagagagctgggattacaggtataagccactgtgccaggcctagcCCTGGAGTTTCTAATACATTGGTATACAATTCTGAGATTTCTCTTAAGCATGGATTTGTAAATGAAGAGCTGGAGCTTAATTTTTCTAATTCACACAGCACTGTTTCAACATTGTCTTattcagtggttctcagcctgggaaagaaggggaaaagtGATTTTgctccccaggggacatttggcaacatTTGGAAATACTTTGGCTGTCATGACTGGGAGTGTTATTGGTATCTAGTGGGTAGatgccagggatgctgctaaacatcctacaatggaCTGGACAGCCTCTCACAAGGAAAAATGATCTGGCCCAAAATGCCAATAGGGTTGAGACTGAGAAACCCTGGTCTAATCCGAAtgctttaaatattattaaaacataTAGTGAGATCAAGAAGTTATTACTGCATTTTCATTAATACCAATTTTCTCAAAGGCAGTTTGAAAAACAGACCCTGACTAAAATTGTATGTGAGTTatacagggaaaaaaatatgACACATctgtgatttgaaaaaaaaaaaaagctgaacggaaaaaaaatagatatttttattcataagAGCATTGCCATGCAATTTTCAATGCTCCAGAAAAATAACCTTCTTCCATTGACACTGTGCTGAAAGAAGTGAGGAACAAAATGGTTATAAACTATCCTTCTCACAAATTCTAATCTATCATCAGactattatttctaaaatatattaatacaccATCTAAAGAACAGCCCTCTTATCAGAAGCTAAGATACATAATAAGTCAGAAGATAAATGCACCAGTATGAacttactataatttttttaatttctctggaTTACAGGGCAATTAAACTCTGTAGGAAGTGCTTATTGGAGAGTAATTCTGTGGTCCAGAAGACACTAGAATGTGCTCAGCCATTTAGcacccacccacctcctttcttttccctttcctggtAAATTTTCCTATATGTTCATAAGGACAGATGCCATTGCTGTGGGAATCACTCTGGTTTAAGCCCCATGAAAAAAACAGTAGCTAActatattagtccgttctcacactgctataaagaaatacctgagactaggtaatttataaagaaaagaggtttagttggttCACAGTTCCACTGACTGTACAACATTATGATGGCATCTGCTCAgcgtctggggaggcctcaggaaacttacatgcATGGCTGAAGGGAAACAGGGAGTAGCACTTCACATGATCACAGAAGGAGCCAAAGAAAGGTGAGGGGAAGGAGCCACACATTTTTGAAGGACAAGAtctaatgagaactcactcactatacagtACCAGCTGTGGGTCGGGGGCGGGGGTGGCGGTGGGGGTGGTTGCTAAACCATTCCTAAGAACTCTGCCCCCAAGATCCAAtctccaatcacctcccaccaagccccacctccaacactggggattacagttccacatgagattcggcagggacacaaatccaaaccatataacTAACCTTATCTAAACACTAAACAATAGGATAAGCAAAGTCATTTTTGTAGCTTCTTTCAAAAAAATCTTATGTATTAAAATGCTGAAATGGATAAGAATTTCATCAAAATAAGAACCTCACCAGATCTGACCCATGGGAGAGGAGATTGTTCAATAAAAAATTgcaaatggatgaataaatgaatcctcTCCTTTCAAGTTCTATGCTGCATACAACAAATCCAGATGGGTTTCACTTAGATGGGTTTTAGGGACACCTTTTTTAAATACCTATCATTTTACGAAAGAAGCTATCATCTAAATAGTCCTCTTGGCCACTTCCTGAAAACAAGTCAATTATTTGTGATAACTCTCAAATGTCCTAATAATCCCATGGGAAATGTAAATATAATGAGGACAAAGAATTATAAGAAGTGCTAATGTCAGATTTTTACCCACTACATAAGTCCACTCTCGTTCTATGGGAGTGACTTTTTTCTTTGGGTGAGACCTTGAAATCTGGGAttataattttaaggaaaataaatgtttatgaaatgGTATTCGGATgtaaattatctcttttttttctgttcctcacaATTGATATTATGGATTCCCATAAGGATTCATGTCTTCTATTCACTTTAATGAACAGTTGTTGGGCAACAATTCTAGAAGAGTTCCAATTCTCATCAGGAGAATGGACAAGGTGGAGAAGCACAGAAAATGCAACGAGTAGAATGTCTAAGTCATCACTTTGGAATTGATTGAACACAAATAAAAGTGGGAAAGCTATGTAAAACAGAAGGGAATGGGTAAGCAGGGTGATGTCTGGGAGAGGAGGGGTTCCATAGCCATGAGATTCAACTCTGTAACACTCCATAGGGTTACAACACTGCCATTCATATACTGAGGTAGCAGCAGGGAAACTTTTTATTTGTTAGAAATATTGAATTTCGCCTCCCACCccaaaacatttttctcattctgttcctgttcttttttatttctgtaatttttgctGTTTcaaaaatgatctttttttcttttggaagaagTAATTCTTCAAATCCAGTTCACCTAAAGGGATTTGATATGTTCAAGCTACAAATACATTGTATCCAGCAATACCTACCACATGCCTACTTTGAGCTCTGAGCAACCTGCACCTCAAGCCTAGTTCTCATTGTTTTGCTTTTGGCAAATTTTTACTAAGTGCCCTTCCTCCCCAAACACACGTATATGTTTGCCAGACCCTAAAGCCCTTTATGAACATGCAAACTCCTCCCTTCTGAAAACCTTTGCGTGAGTAGTCAGCAGGCTAATTCATCCATTGCAATGTGGCTTTGTGCTAGGGTTCTGTTTCTGTGCTGCCTACAAGATAATCACAGATGTGACTGCATCTTAGAGGTTCCTGAATCTTTCAAGAGAGTCTGGttcaaaggaaaattaaaaggtggaggccgggcgcggtgactcaggcctgcaatcccagcactttgggaggccaaggaggaccgatcacctgaggtcaggagttcgagaccagcctgaccaatatggagaaatcccgtctctactaaaactacaaaatcagccgggcctggtaatcccagctgcctgtaatcccagctacttgggaggctgaagcaggagaatcgcttgaacccgggaggcggaagttgcgatgagccgagatcgcgccattgcactccagcctgggcaacaagagcgaaactccgccacacacacaaacacacacacacacacacacacacacacacacacacacacacacacacacacggtgtaGTTTAGGAAGTAAAAAAAAGTAGATCTCCCCTCACCCTTCAGGGCTGAAGGCACAAACTCTAGGGCCAGGGCGCTCGCCTACCCAACTTCACATGCACTTACAGGTCACCTAGCACTCAGGTACTTTGTGGCTCCTTACCTTTCAGTACAGCAGCAACAACGTTGATCGGAAGTTTATCACTGTGTGTTACGGGCCATGGGCCATGTGTGTTAGAATTTTACgtgaaattcacatttaattcTCACGGACACCTCTGAAGCAGGTGCCACAGCTCCCATTTTGCGAAGGAGGCAGCTGAGGTTCCCAGGGGCTCAGTACCAGCACCATGGGCCGAAGCACGCAGGGCAAACACAGCCGGAGGTGAGCACAGACCTGCTTCTGCACCCCGCGCTCCTAACCACAAGGCTCCATCCCTCCAGGAAGGCCTTTGTCATCCCTGGGACGACCTGCCAGCTCTGAGGCATGACAGTACGGGCGCCTAGCAGGGTGACCAGGAGGCCCtcctagtcccagctgctggcgTCGCCGCCCACGGCAGGGCCGGGGCTGTGCCTCGTGGGGACGGTTCCCAGCGCCCCGGCCGGGGAGGCGGGCGGGGAGGGGCGGCGGGGCGCCGGGGCGGGGCTGGAGactgcagggctgggggctggagcCCGCAGCGGGAAGCGGCCGCTGCCCGGGCCGCGCTGGGAGAGacgaggcggggcggggccgggcgctACGGGAAGGGGAGGCCGCGCGGACCCGGAGCCGCACCGCGCCAGCCGGGCTGCAGCGGCTGCGCACCAAGGCCGCTATGGGACTGGAGACGGAGAAGGCGGACGTGCAGCTCTTCATGGACGACGACTCCTACAGCCACCACAGCGGCCTCGAGTATGCCGACCCCGAGAAGTTCGCGGACTCGGCCCAGGACCGGGATCCCCACCGGCTCAACTCACATCTCAAGGTGAAGCCCGGGGCGGGCGGGCCCAGGTCCCCGCTGAGGCCGGGAGGTGCGGGCGCCCCTCAGCCCCGCCCCACCCCGTCCCACCCTCGCCACCGGGTCGGCCCTGCAGGGTCTGAGACCCGCACCCTCCCACGGTCCCACGCGCCACCCGCCGCCTGCGTAGCCAGGAATTCTTAGCCAGGTTCCTGTGCGCCCACCGTGACCCTAAGAGAAGAGGGGGATGCCCTAGCACGTCCTTCCCTCCTGCTTCCCCCGCCCAGAGCGCTCCCGGTTCCCAGGGCGGCAGGTCCGCTGACGGTTCGGGGTCCCTGCGTCCTGTCTCCGCAGCTGGGCTTCGAGGATGTGATCGCAGAGCCGGTGACTACGCACTCCTTTGACAAAGTGTGGATCTGCAGCCATGCTCTCTTTGAAATCAGCAAATACGTAATGTACAAGTTCCTGACGGTGTTCCTGGCCATTCCCCTGGCCTTCATTGCGGGAATTCTCTTTGCCACCCTCAGCTGTCTGCACATCTGGTGAGACGGGGCACACAGGGTGGACCAGCTTTCTGAAACATGGGCATATTCTGCGCCACCTGCCCCCTGCTCTCCCCTTATCCCAGGCCGGCTGCAGGAGGAGGAACGCGCATCAGTTCCCAAGCAGTAGGAAGAACTGGAAGGCCTTGAAAGGCCATGCGCTTCCTTTAGAATAACAGTTTGGGCTTGGAGTTTCAACAGGAGAAAGAATGTCGGTCTTTCCTGGGGTGTGATTTTCCTTGCATACCTAAGGCTGGGCTGAGTGTGGAGGCGGGTACCTGGAAGCCATACTTCTTGCCACAGGCTGCTTTCAGGGCCCTGTTGTGACTCGTGCCTGCAGTTCTAGGCAGGGCTCTTATTTCTTTCATTACCTTTTATTCAGTCACTACCTGTGCCTGGGGTAAAACAAAAGTAATCTCTGAGCAGAATGCCGCTGACAGTAGAATTGGACGAGGATATCAGACCTGGTTGAGCAGTGGTGTGGAGGGGCTGCTTCAACTTTGCCCCTGGCAGGTGGCAAGGATGGGACCCAGAGGAAAGGGAGGTGTGTGCAGTTAAGGCGAGGGTCCCCCAGTACAAACGAATGAAAACTCCAGCTGCGGGATAATGAATGAGGCCTCCAAATTACTTTTTCACTGATGAAACACAAATGGAAGTGGCATCTAGTTAAAGGGGAAAGAAATATGGAAGCCCCCTGGATATTGATAGGATGTTTTGAGTAACTCTATTCACACTCAAAATGTGTCCTAAACTGTAGAGAACATTCTTAAGcctcttttaagttttttaaggaaaatgtcaTATTTTACCAATAAATATTGTTGTATTAGAAAATATCCACTTTAATCTGAGAGGAAGAGTATTCAGATCATCCCCAGTATCACGACAGTTGTCACGCTAGTGCTTCAGGTTAGTACTCGTGAAAAGTATAACCTGAGGTACTTCCAT
It includes:
- the CAV2 gene encoding caveolin-2 isoform X1, producing MGLETEKADVQLFMDDDSYSHHSGLEYADPEKFADSAQDRDPHRLNSHLKLGFEDVIAEPVTTHSFDKVWICSHALFEISKYVMYKFLTVFLAIPLAFIAGILFATLSCLHIWILMPFVKTCLMVLPSVQTIWKSVTDVFVAPLCTSVGRSFSSVSLQLSQD
- the CAV2 gene encoding caveolin-2 isoform X2; translated protein: MPTPRSSRTRPRTGIPTGSTHISRALPVPRAAGPLTVRGPCVLSPQLGFEDVIAEPVTTHSFDKVWICSHALFEISKYVMYKFLTVFLAIPLAFIAGILFATLSCLHIWILMPFVKTCLMVLPSVQTIWKSVTDVFVAPLCTSVGRSFSSVSLQLSQD